The sequence below is a genomic window from Romeriopsis navalis LEGE 11480.
GCCCTAATCCATAACGATCGGCCCCGTGGACTTATGCAATTTAGGCGTTGCAGAATTAGTGTATGCCTCGATTTGGTAGTGGTACATTACAACTTGAGGCATTCTGCGCGCACCTCATCGGGATAACCACGCTGCGCTTCATAGTCAATGATAAACGGCCTGCGACAATACACACACAGGTGGTTTTGCTTGCCCGCTTTGATCCCATTCTTGCGGATATGGGGCGAACCACACGCCGGACATTCCATCCCGCAGCCTCCAACCAGTCACATACATAAATTCTGAAACGCCCACATTTACATTGCCCCGAGTACTGATGAGCGAGATTTCACCATGCTCAAGGTCGAGCTGCACGTTGGCTGATTTCGGTTGTTGACTTTAATTTGATTAGGTTTGCCGCTGGATCAGCAATCATCTGAGGCAATTCCTCGGATTGCAACATTTCTTGCCACAACGCCGCAATCTGTTTACTTTCTGGCTGTGCTTGCCGCAGCTCTAACAAAGCCGCGATCGCATCATGCCATA
It includes:
- a CDS encoding IS1/IS1595 family N-terminal zinc-binding domain-containing protein, with the protein product MECPACGSPHIRKNGIKAGKQNHLCVYCRRPFIIDYEAQRGYPDEVRAECLKL
- a CDS encoding DUF928 domain-containing protein; its protein translation is LSTVSQSGLDLNQNYHWYLSVACSQEQAQNLIVDGWIQRVDPGSQTPDLEKSPDSVRQAWKAGLWHDAIAALLELRQAQPESKQIAALWQEMLQSEELPQMIADPAANLIKLKSTTEISQRAARP